A genomic stretch from Mycobacterium paraterrae includes:
- a CDS encoding DoxX family protein, which yields MTAITPSSDRDAGRTLAYRIAALLLGVGTLHFVAPKPFDGIIPVELPGSARFYTYASGVAEVVIGALLLPLRTRRAAALAAAALFLAVFPGNVNMVRLWWDKGWPARIAALARLPLQIPMITTALKVARNS from the coding sequence ATGACCGCCATCACTCCCAGTTCTGACCGCGACGCCGGCCGGACGCTTGCCTACCGCATCGCGGCGCTGCTGCTCGGCGTAGGCACGCTCCACTTCGTGGCACCTAAGCCCTTCGACGGCATCATTCCCGTCGAGCTGCCCGGCAGCGCGCGGTTCTATACCTATGCCTCCGGCGTGGCCGAGGTCGTGATCGGCGCCCTGCTGCTGCCGCTGCGCACCCGCCGTGCGGCGGCGTTGGCTGCGGCCGCGTTGTTCCTGGCGGTATTTCCGGGCAACGTCAACATGGTTCGGCTGTGGTGGGACAAGGGGTGGCCAGCGCGTATCGCTGCCCTGGCCCGTCTGCCGTTACAGATCCCGATGATCACCACGGCGCTCAAGGTCGCGCGCAACTCCTAA
- a CDS encoding mycoredoxin, translating into MTNASITMYSTPWCGYCHRLKTVLKSAGIAYDEVDIEQDPAAAEFVGSVNGGNHVVPTVKFSDGSTLTNPSGNAVKAKLAELGS; encoded by the coding sequence ATGACTAACGCTTCCATCACCATGTACAGCACACCGTGGTGCGGCTACTGCCATCGACTGAAGACCGTGCTCAAGTCGGCGGGCATCGCCTACGACGAGGTCGACATCGAGCAGGATCCCGCCGCGGCCGAGTTCGTCGGCTCCGTCAACGGTGGCAACCACGTCGTGCCGACGGTGAAATTCTCCGACGGCTCGACGCTGACCAACCCCAGCGGCAACGCGGTCAAGGCGAAGCTGGCCGAGCTGGGCAGCTAG
- a CDS encoding potassium channel family protein produces MVRVSRRERALDETLTTKPGYALVGVVRVPEVQLSPIRAIWRRVVVALLALAAAVVTVYLGRNGYTDVRGGPLTFLDCVYFATVSLTTVGYGDLTPSTEFARLINVLVLTPLRILFLVVLVGTTLQVLTERSRQAWKIQRWRSTVRNHTVVIGYGTKGKTAVAAMCGDEAAGKDFVVVDIDHAALDNAAAADLVTVHGDATRSDVLRLASAQHASSIIVATGRDDTATLVTLTAREVAPHAKIVASIREAENQHLLKQSGADSVVVSSETAGRLLGVATTTPSVVEMIDDLLTPSHGFAIAEREVEQTELGGSPRHLPDIVLGVVRDGRLLRVDAPEADALESGDRLLYVRNTGK; encoded by the coding sequence GTGGTCAGAGTTAGCCGTCGGGAACGCGCTCTCGACGAGACGCTGACCACCAAGCCCGGCTACGCGCTCGTGGGAGTGGTGCGTGTCCCCGAGGTTCAGCTCAGTCCGATCCGGGCGATCTGGCGCCGGGTCGTTGTTGCGTTGCTGGCCCTGGCGGCCGCGGTGGTCACCGTCTACCTCGGCCGCAACGGCTACACCGACGTGCGGGGTGGACCGCTGACGTTCCTGGACTGCGTCTACTTCGCGACGGTGTCCCTGACCACGGTCGGTTACGGCGACCTGACCCCATCTACCGAATTCGCCCGGCTGATCAATGTTCTAGTGCTGACGCCGTTGCGGATCCTCTTCCTCGTGGTGTTGGTCGGCACGACCCTTCAGGTGCTCACCGAGCGATCCCGGCAGGCCTGGAAGATTCAGCGTTGGAGGAGCACAGTGCGCAACCACACCGTCGTCATCGGTTACGGGACCAAAGGCAAGACCGCGGTCGCCGCGATGTGCGGTGACGAGGCGGCCGGCAAGGACTTCGTCGTCGTCGACATCGACCACGCGGCTCTCGACAACGCCGCCGCCGCCGACCTGGTGACCGTGCACGGCGACGCCACGCGATCCGACGTGCTCCGGCTCGCCTCAGCCCAGCACGCGTCGTCCATCATCGTCGCCACCGGTCGCGACGACACCGCAACGCTGGTCACCCTGACCGCCCGCGAAGTCGCGCCGCACGCCAAGATCGTCGCGTCGATCCGCGAAGCGGAAAACCAGCATCTGCTCAAGCAATCCGGCGCCGATTCGGTGGTCGTCTCCTCCGAGACGGCGGGCCGGCTGCTCGGTGTCGCCACCACCACGCCGAGCGTCGTGGAGATGATCGACGACCTCCTGACGCCGTCGCACGGATTCGCCATCGCCGAACGCGAGGTCGAACAGACCGAGCTCGGCGGCTCGCCGCGGCACCTGCCCGACATCGTGCTCGGGGTGGTGCGCGATGGCCGGCTGTTGCGCGTCGACGCGCCCGAGGCGGACGCCCTCGAGTCCGGCGACCGACTGCTCTACGTCCGTAACACGGGTAAGTAA
- a CDS encoding WhiB family transcriptional regulator, whose amino-acid sequence MTAEPDPDDQRPELPCHVSDPDLWFADSPSDLERAKQLCTDCPIRRACLAEALDRAEPWGVWGGEILDRGSVVSRKRPRGRPRKVAA is encoded by the coding sequence ATGACCGCGGAACCAGATCCCGACGATCAGCGGCCCGAGTTGCCATGTCACGTCAGCGATCCCGACCTGTGGTTCGCCGACAGCCCGTCCGACTTGGAGCGCGCCAAGCAGCTGTGCACCGATTGCCCGATCCGGCGTGCGTGCCTTGCCGAGGCGCTGGACCGCGCCGAACCTTGGGGGGTGTGGGGCGGCGAGATCCTCGACCGGGGCTCGGTCGTCAGCCGCAAACGTCCGCGGGGCCGCCCCCGCAAGGTCGCCGCGTAG
- a CDS encoding ATP-dependent helicase, whose amino-acid sequence MTVLAPARYSPAELASALGLFEPTEEQAAVIAAPPGPLVVIAGAGAGKTETMAARVVWLVANGYADPGQVLGLTFTRKAAGQLLRRVRSRLARLSGTGLVVCGQPDEPIGVPVVSTYHAFAGQLLREYGLLSTPGSAQPVEPDTRLLSETELWQLAFDVVNSYPGELNTEKNPAAVTAMVLRLSGQLAEHLVDTDQVRDTHVELERLVHTLPAGPYQRDRGPSQWLLRMLATQSERAEFVPLIDALHRRMRAEKVMDFGSQMACAARLAMTVPQVGEQLRGRYRVVLLDEYQDTGYAQRMLLSSLFGGGVDEQLALTAVGDPIQSIYGWRGASATNLPRFTTDFPLPDGSPAPVLELSTSWRNPPTTLHVANAMSADARQRSVAVNALRARPGADLGTVRCALLPDVLAEREWLADHLQQRYRQAAIDGVAPPTAAVLVRRNTDAAPIAAALRARGIPVEVVGLAGLLAVPEVADVMAMLRLVVDPTAGAAAMRVLTGPRWRLGARDIATLWRRSVAIASAAEPGAAGRDHGSVELDDGRTAHSGETAERIAQAADPQADTAGLADALADPGPAQMYSAEGYRRIGELADELNTLRGHLGHPLPDLVAEVRRLLGVDCEVRAASRGSGWAGTEQLDAFADVVHGFADRTAAGGDSLASVVELLAYLDAAAIVENGLAPAQVVVAQNRVQVMTVHAAKGLEWQVVAVPHLSGGLFPSTAQSRTWLTDAADLPPLLRGDRSVKGVHGVPVLDTSDVTDRKQLSDRISKHRAQLEQRRIDEERRLLYVAITRSEDTLLLSGHHWAATGIKPRGPSDFLCELKDIIDRSADAGRPCGVVEYWAPAPPDGERNPLRDGVQEASWPVDPLAARRVDVQRGAELVRAAMSSDAAVSAADYEGWAADVDALLKERAQAAQPATRTLPNGLSVSSLVDLARDPDHAAQRLTRRLPARPEPHALLGNAFHDWVERFYGAERLFDLADLPGAADTEIAQRDAEELAALQEAFLISPWAARTPIAVEVPFEMAIGGKVIRGRIDAVFAEPDGGATVVDWKTGERPQGSDAARHAAIQLGVYRIAWAALSGCDESLVRTAFHYVRTGCTVVPDTLPGPDEMAGLLAR is encoded by the coding sequence ATGACCGTCCTCGCGCCGGCACGCTACAGCCCGGCCGAATTAGCCAGTGCACTCGGCCTTTTCGAGCCGACCGAGGAACAGGCCGCGGTCATCGCCGCTCCGCCGGGACCGCTGGTGGTCATCGCCGGCGCCGGCGCCGGCAAGACTGAGACCATGGCCGCGCGGGTCGTGTGGCTCGTCGCCAACGGCTACGCCGATCCCGGACAGGTACTCGGCCTGACCTTCACCCGCAAAGCGGCGGGTCAGCTGTTGCGCCGGGTCAGGTCCCGACTGGCCCGTCTCAGCGGCACGGGGCTGGTCGTGTGCGGTCAACCGGACGAGCCCATTGGGGTGCCGGTAGTCAGCACCTATCACGCTTTCGCCGGCCAGTTGCTCCGCGAATACGGCTTGCTGTCGACCCCCGGCTCGGCACAACCCGTCGAACCCGACACCCGCCTACTCAGCGAGACCGAACTGTGGCAGCTGGCATTCGACGTCGTCAACTCCTACCCGGGAGAGCTCAACACCGAGAAGAACCCGGCCGCTGTCACCGCGATGGTGCTGCGGCTGTCGGGTCAACTTGCCGAGCATCTCGTCGACACCGACCAGGTTCGCGACACCCATGTCGAACTCGAGCGGTTGGTGCACACCCTTCCGGCAGGCCCCTACCAACGCGACCGCGGCCCCAGCCAGTGGCTGCTGCGCATGCTGGCCACCCAATCCGAACGCGCCGAGTTCGTGCCGCTGATCGACGCCCTGCACCGGCGGATGCGGGCCGAGAAGGTGATGGACTTCGGCAGCCAAATGGCTTGCGCCGCAAGGCTGGCGATGACGGTGCCACAGGTCGGCGAACAACTGCGCGGCCGTTATCGTGTGGTGCTGCTGGATGAATACCAGGACACCGGTTACGCGCAACGGATGTTGCTGTCGTCGCTGTTCGGTGGTGGAGTCGACGAACAACTGGCGCTTACCGCGGTCGGCGACCCGATCCAGTCCATCTACGGCTGGCGCGGCGCCTCGGCCACCAACCTGCCGCGTTTCACCACCGATTTCCCGCTGCCCGACGGCAGCCCGGCCCCGGTGTTGGAGTTGAGCACGAGCTGGCGCAACCCGCCGACGACGTTGCATGTTGCCAATGCCATGTCGGCCGATGCGCGGCAGCGTTCGGTGGCGGTCAACGCGCTGCGTGCGCGGCCCGGCGCCGACCTCGGCACGGTGCGCTGCGCGCTGCTGCCCGACGTGCTGGCCGAACGCGAGTGGCTCGCCGACCATCTGCAACAGCGTTACCGGCAGGCCGCAATCGACGGGGTGGCGCCGCCTACCGCCGCGGTCCTGGTGCGCCGCAACACCGACGCTGCGCCGATCGCCGCAGCGCTGCGCGCCCGCGGCATCCCCGTGGAAGTCGTAGGACTGGCAGGTCTGCTCGCGGTGCCCGAGGTCGCCGACGTAATGGCGATGCTGCGGCTGGTCGTCGACCCCACTGCCGGGGCTGCCGCGATGCGGGTGCTCACCGGTCCCCGGTGGCGGCTCGGCGCCCGCGACATAGCGACGCTGTGGAGGCGTTCCGTCGCGATCGCAAGCGCGGCGGAGCCGGGCGCCGCGGGTCGCGACCATGGGTCTGTCGAGCTCGACGACGGCCGTACGGCGCATTCCGGCGAGACGGCGGAACGGATCGCACAAGCCGCGGACCCGCAGGCCGATACCGCCGGCCTGGCCGACGCGCTCGCCGATCCTGGTCCAGCACAGATGTATTCGGCGGAGGGTTATCGGCGTATCGGTGAACTCGCCGACGAGCTCAACACGTTGCGCGGCCACCTCGGTCACCCGCTGCCCGACCTGGTCGCGGAGGTTCGCCGACTGCTCGGTGTCGACTGCGAGGTGCGAGCGGCGTCACGGGGCTCCGGATGGGCCGGCACCGAGCAGCTCGACGCCTTCGCCGACGTGGTCCACGGCTTTGCCGATCGGACCGCCGCTGGGGGCGACTCGCTGGCTTCGGTCGTTGAGCTGCTGGCTTACCTGGACGCGGCGGCGATTGTCGAGAACGGCTTGGCGCCGGCGCAGGTCGTGGTCGCGCAGAACCGGGTTCAAGTGATGACCGTCCACGCGGCAAAGGGTTTGGAGTGGCAGGTGGTCGCCGTGCCGCACCTATCGGGCGGGTTGTTCCCGTCGACTGCCCAGTCCCGCACCTGGCTCACCGATGCTGCCGACCTCCCGCCGCTGTTGCGCGGTGACCGGTCCGTGAAGGGCGTGCACGGCGTGCCGGTGCTCGACACGTCGGATGTGACCGATCGAAAGCAATTGTCGGACAGGATCTCTAAGCACCGCGCTCAGCTCGAGCAACGCCGCATCGACGAGGAGCGTCGACTGCTCTATGTGGCGATCACCCGCTCGGAGGACACGCTGCTACTGTCCGGCCACCACTGGGCCGCCACCGGCATCAAGCCGCGGGGGCCATCGGACTTTCTGTGCGAACTGAAGGACATCATCGACCGATCGGCAGACGCGGGCCGACCCTGTGGTGTCGTCGAATACTGGGCGCCCGCGCCGCCCGACGGGGAACGAAACCCGTTGCGCGACGGTGTGCAGGAGGCGAGCTGGCCCGTCGACCCGCTGGCTGCTCGCCGCGTCGACGTCCAGCGCGGTGCCGAACTCGTCAGGGCCGCGATGTCATCCGACGCTGCCGTGTCGGCCGCCGACTATGAAGGGTGGGCCGCCGACGTGGACGCCCTGCTGAAGGAGCGTGCCCAGGCCGCGCAGCCGGCCACGCGCACCCTGCCCAACGGGCTGTCGGTCAGCAGCCTAGTCGATCTGGCCCGCGATCCCGACCATGCGGCGCAGCGACTCACCCGCCGGTTACCGGCACGACCCGAGCCACATGCATTGCTGGGCAATGCCTTCCACGACTGGGTCGAGCGTTTCTATGGTGCCGAGCGGCTGTTCGATCTTGCCGATCTGCCCGGCGCCGCCGACACCGAGATCGCGCAGCGCGACGCCGAAGAACTCGCGGCGCTGCAAGAGGCCTTCCTGATTTCACCGTGGGCGGCGCGGACACCGATCGCTGTCGAGGTGCCATTCGAAATGGCCATCGGCGGCAAGGTGATTCGTGGTCGTATTGACGCGGTATTTGCCGAGCCGGACGGCGGCGCGACCGTGGTCGATTGGAAGACCGGTGAGCGGCCGCAGGGCTCCGACGCCGCTCGGCACGCCGCGATCCAGCTCGGCGTCTACCGCATCGCTTGGGCTGCGCTCAGCGGCTGCGACGAATCGTTGGTGCGCACCGCATTTCACTACGTGCGAACCGGGTGCACCGTCGTCCCGGATACGTTGCCAGGGCCCGACGAGATGGCCGGGCTGCTGGCCCGTTAG
- a CDS encoding cyclodehydratase, translating to MAQAGELYVLDSALPVLLRPDGAVQVGWSPRRAVLIRPPRGVTATGLAALLRAMHSPIPMSELRRRPIGLSNTGLSTLLTQLEAAGIVRRGARQRPTRSASIRVHGRGPLSELLAEGLRCSGARVKQSNQPHAAVTSADADLVVLADTLVADPRMVRELHSNGVAYLAVRVRDGTGLVGPLVVPGVTSCLDCADLHRRDRDAAWPAIAAQLRDTVGVADRATLLATAALALSQVNRVIGAVRGTDADPPASLSATLEFDVHAGSIVARQWPRHPLCSC from the coding sequence ATGGCTCAGGCGGGCGAGCTGTACGTTCTCGACTCCGCGCTGCCGGTGCTTCTTCGCCCCGACGGCGCGGTACAGGTGGGCTGGAGTCCGCGTCGCGCCGTGCTGATCCGGCCACCGCGTGGCGTGACCGCCACGGGTCTGGCCGCCCTGCTACGAGCGATGCATTCGCCGATACCGATGAGCGAGCTGCGACGCCGGCCCATCGGGCTGAGTAACACCGGATTATCCACTCTGCTTACGCAATTGGAGGCGGCCGGAATCGTGAGGCGCGGCGCCCGGCAGCGACCGACGCGCTCGGCGTCGATCCGGGTGCACGGTCGCGGCCCGTTGTCGGAGTTGCTGGCCGAGGGGCTGCGGTGCTCGGGGGCCAGAGTCAAACAAAGCAACCAACCGCACGCGGCCGTCACCTCAGCCGATGCCGACCTCGTGGTGCTGGCCGACACCCTGGTCGCCGACCCGCGCATGGTGCGTGAGCTGCACAGCAACGGCGTCGCGTACCTCGCGGTTCGGGTCCGCGACGGCACCGGACTCGTCGGCCCCCTCGTGGTGCCCGGCGTCACCAGCTGCCTGGACTGTGCTGACCTGCACCGTCGGGATCGCGACGCGGCATGGCCCGCGATCGCCGCGCAGCTGCGCGACACCGTCGGGGTGGCAGACCGGGCGACGCTGCTGGCCACCGCGGCACTTGCACTCAGTCAGGTCAACCGGGTGATTGGTGCGGTCCGCGGCACCGACGCCGATCCCCCGGCCTCGTTGAGCGCCACACTGGAATTCGACGTGCACGCCGGCTCGATCGTCGCGCGCCAGTGGCCCCGGCATCCGCTGTGTTCCTGCTGA
- a CDS encoding ATP-dependent DNA helicase UvrD2, whose protein sequence is MDAMPAIAANTDSLTVDLDDEQREAVLAPRGPVCVLAGAGTGKTRTITHRIAQLVAAGHVAPGQVLAVTFTQRAAGEMRTRLRALGAAAQTGVGGVQAMTFHAAAHRQLRYFWPRVVGDTGWQLLDTKFAVVARGATSAGLKLSTDDVRDVAGEIEWAKASLISPEQYPDAVAEAARDVPLDAAKVAAVYTAYESLKARGNNAQGLALLDFDDLLLHTAAAIENDAAVAEEFRNRYRCFVVDEYQDVTPLQQRVLSAWLGDRDDLTVVGDANQTIYSFTGASPRYLLDFSRRFPDATVVRLERDYRSTPQVVSLANRVIAAARGRVAGSKLHLVGQRDPGPEPTFRDYPDEVAEATAVAKSIARLIEAGTPPSEIAVLYRINAQSEVYEEALTEAGAPYQVRGGEGFFSRQEIRQALLALQRAASRDVEPGSVLPEVVRGLLEPLGLTAEPPTGTRARERWEALVALAELVDEEVAHRPDLDLPALVAELRTRADSRHPPVVQGVTLASLHAAKGLEWDAVFLVGLTDGTLPISHALAHGGESEAVEEERRLLYVGITRARVHLAISWALARNPGGRQSRKPSRFLNGLSPQTQVDAAPNRARRKSGPASRCRICNNQLSTPTAIMLRRCETCAADIDDELLLQLKDWRLRTAKEMNVPAYVVFTDNTLIAIAEMLPADDAALVAIPGIGARKLEQFGPDVLELVRSRT, encoded by the coding sequence ATGGACGCCATGCCGGCGATCGCTGCCAACACCGACTCCCTCACCGTCGATCTCGACGACGAGCAGCGTGAGGCCGTGCTGGCTCCCCGCGGCCCGGTGTGTGTGCTGGCCGGGGCAGGGACGGGCAAGACCCGCACGATCACCCATCGCATCGCCCAACTCGTCGCGGCCGGTCACGTCGCCCCCGGTCAGGTGCTTGCCGTGACGTTCACTCAGCGCGCCGCCGGTGAGATGCGGACCCGGCTTCGCGCCTTGGGCGCCGCCGCGCAGACCGGCGTCGGTGGTGTGCAGGCGATGACATTTCACGCCGCCGCGCACCGGCAGCTGCGCTACTTCTGGCCGCGGGTGGTCGGCGACACCGGCTGGCAGTTGCTCGACACCAAGTTCGCCGTCGTCGCGCGCGGTGCCACCAGCGCCGGTCTGAAACTGAGCACCGACGACGTCCGTGACGTGGCCGGCGAAATCGAGTGGGCCAAAGCGTCGTTGATTTCGCCGGAGCAGTATCCCGACGCGGTGGCCGAGGCAGCCCGCGACGTCCCGCTGGACGCCGCGAAGGTCGCCGCCGTCTACACCGCCTACGAGTCGCTGAAGGCCCGCGGCAACAACGCCCAAGGCCTGGCGCTGCTCGACTTCGACGACTTGCTGCTGCACACCGCGGCAGCCATCGAGAACGACGCCGCGGTAGCCGAGGAGTTCCGTAATCGCTACCGCTGCTTCGTCGTCGACGAATACCAGGACGTCACCCCGCTGCAGCAGCGGGTGCTCTCGGCCTGGCTCGGCGACCGCGACGACCTGACTGTCGTCGGTGACGCCAACCAGACCATCTACTCGTTCACCGGGGCCTCGCCGCGCTACCTGCTGGACTTTTCGCGGCGATTCCCGGACGCCACCGTGGTGCGCCTGGAACGTGACTACCGGTCGACGCCGCAGGTCGTATCGCTAGCCAACCGCGTGATCGCCGCCGCTCGCGGCCGGGTCGCCGGCAGCAAGTTGCACCTGGTGGGCCAGCGGGATCCCGGCCCGGAGCCGACGTTTCGCGACTATCCCGACGAGGTGGCCGAGGCCACCGCGGTGGCCAAGTCGATCGCGCGACTGATCGAGGCCGGCACACCGCCCTCGGAGATCGCGGTGCTCTACCGCATCAACGCCCAGTCCGAGGTCTACGAAGAGGCGCTGACGGAGGCGGGAGCCCCCTATCAGGTTCGCGGCGGTGAGGGATTCTTCAGCCGCCAGGAAATCCGGCAGGCCCTGCTCGCGCTGCAGCGGGCGGCAAGCCGAGACGTGGAACCCGGCTCCGTGCTGCCCGAGGTAGTCCGCGGTCTCCTCGAGCCGCTCGGGCTGACCGCCGAGCCGCCGACCGGAACGCGGGCCCGGGAACGCTGGGAAGCGTTGGTGGCGCTGGCCGAGCTGGTCGACGAAGAAGTCGCGCACCGGCCCGACCTCGACCTGCCAGCGTTGGTCGCGGAGTTGCGGACCCGTGCCGACTCGCGCCACCCACCTGTCGTGCAGGGCGTCACGTTGGCGTCGTTGCACGCCGCCAAGGGACTCGAGTGGGACGCGGTGTTCTTGGTGGGGCTGACTGACGGCACGCTACCCATCTCGCACGCATTGGCCCACGGCGGCGAGAGTGAGGCGGTCGAAGAGGAGCGTCGACTTCTCTACGTCGGAATCACAAGGGCGCGAGTGCATTTGGCGATTAGCTGGGCGCTGGCCCGCAACCCGGGCGGGCGGCAGAGCCGCAAGCCGTCGCGCTTCCTCAACGGGCTGTCACCGCAGACCCAGGTCGACGCCGCGCCGAATCGCGCCCGGCGCAAGAGCGGGCCCGCGTCACGCTGCCGCATCTGCAACAACCAGCTCAGCACCCCGACGGCGATCATGCTTCGCCGCTGCGAGACGTGCGCCGCCGACATCGACGACGAGCTCCTGCTCCAACTCAAGGACTGGCGACTGCGCACTGCCAAGGAGATGAATGTCCCGGCCTACGTGGTGTTCACCGACAACACGCTGATCGCGATCGCCGAAATGCTGCCCGCCGATGACGCCGCGCTGGTCGCCATTCCAGGCATCGGTGCACGCAAGCTCGAGCAGTTCGGGCCCGATGTCCTAGAACTCGTCCGCAGTCGCACGTAA
- a CDS encoding macrolide-binding ATPase MABP-1: protein MDDGYVSEIKRRGASRNAKLAGLAGGIAGRTALGFGKRLAGKSQDEVNAELMEKAAHQLFTVLGELKGGAMKVGQALSVMEAAIPEEFGEPYREALTKLQKDAPPMPADRVHRVLDAQLGTKWRQRFSEFDDTAVASASIGQVHKGVWADGREVAVKIQYPGADEALRADLKTLRRMVGVVKQLAPGVDVEGVVDELIERTEMELDYRLEAEHQRAFAKAYAGHPDFLVPRVVASAPKVVVQEWIDGIPMADIIREGTVEQRDLLGTRLAAFIFDAPRRIEMIHGDAHPGNFMLMPDGKMGVIDFGAVAPLPGGFPVELGATIRLARDKNYDLVLPTMEKVGFIQKGEQVSVRDIDEMLRQYVEPVEVEVFHYTRKWLQRMTYRQLNQGVAQIKTARQMNLPPKLAIPMRVLASSMAILCQLDAHVPTQKLSEELVPGFAEPDTATA from the coding sequence GTGGATGATGGTTACGTGTCAGAGATCAAGCGCAGAGGCGCCTCGCGGAACGCGAAGTTAGCGGGTTTGGCGGGTGGCATCGCCGGTCGCACGGCGCTCGGGTTCGGCAAGCGGTTGGCTGGCAAATCTCAAGACGAGGTCAACGCCGAGCTGATGGAGAAGGCGGCTCACCAACTTTTCACCGTGCTCGGCGAGCTGAAGGGCGGCGCGATGAAAGTCGGCCAGGCCCTGTCGGTGATGGAAGCGGCCATCCCGGAGGAGTTCGGCGAGCCGTACCGCGAAGCACTGACCAAGTTGCAAAAAGATGCTCCGCCGATGCCCGCCGACAGGGTGCACCGGGTGCTCGACGCGCAGCTGGGTACCAAGTGGCGTCAACGGTTTTCTGAGTTCGACGACACCGCGGTGGCCTCGGCCAGCATTGGCCAGGTGCACAAGGGAGTGTGGGCCGACGGCCGCGAGGTCGCCGTGAAGATCCAATACCCGGGTGCCGACGAGGCGTTGCGCGCCGACCTGAAGACGTTGCGGCGCATGGTCGGAGTCGTCAAGCAACTCGCTCCGGGCGTCGACGTCGAAGGCGTTGTCGACGAGCTCATCGAGCGCACCGAGATGGAGCTGGACTACCGGCTCGAAGCCGAGCACCAGCGCGCCTTCGCCAAGGCGTACGCCGGCCACCCGGACTTCCTCGTCCCTCGGGTGGTGGCCAGCGCCCCCAAAGTCGTCGTGCAGGAATGGATCGACGGCATCCCGATGGCCGACATCATCCGCGAGGGCACCGTCGAGCAGCGCGACCTGCTGGGAACCCGGTTGGCCGCCTTCATCTTCGACGCGCCGCGCCGGATCGAGATGATCCACGGCGACGCCCACCCGGGCAATTTCATGCTGATGCCCGACGGAAAAATGGGCGTCATCGATTTCGGTGCTGTCGCACCGCTTCCCGGTGGATTCCCGGTCGAGCTCGGAGCGACGATCCGATTGGCCCGCGACAAGAATTACGACTTGGTGCTGCCGACCATGGAGAAGGTCGGCTTCATCCAGAAGGGCGAGCAGGTGTCGGTGCGCGACATCGACGAGATGTTGCGCCAGTACGTCGAGCCGGTCGAGGTCGAGGTCTTCCACTACACCCGTAAGTGGTTGCAGCGCATGACATACCGTCAGCTGAACCAGGGCGTCGCGCAGATCAAGACGGCCCGGCAGATGAATCTGCCACCGAAGCTGGCCATCCCGATGCGGGTGCTGGCCAGCTCGATGGCGATCCTGTGCCAACTGGACGCGCACGTGCCGACCCAAAAGCTCTCCGAGGAATTGGTACCCGGGTTCGCCGAGCCGGATACCGCTACCGCGTAA
- the nudC gene encoding NAD(+) diphosphatase produces the protein MDFQLNSVPLLSRIGADRADQVRTDTDAAIAGWPNAALLRLDSRNQVMVADGKVLLGQASKLADKPPLDAVFLGRLEDGRHVWAVRGPLESPEDPEIKAEVADLRRAGQLFDDVGAQLVSAAAALLNWHASSRFSSIDGSPTKPVRAGWARINPVTGHEEFPRIDPAIICLVHDGGDRAVLARQTVWPARMFSLLAGFVEAGESFETCVAREIYEEIGLTVSDIRYLGSQPWPFPRSLMIGFHAVADPAQPFAFNDGEIAEAEWFTRDEIRAALQVGDWSSDSESRLLLPGSVSIARVIVESWAYAG, from the coding sequence GTGGATTTCCAGCTCAATAGCGTGCCGCTGCTATCGCGCATCGGCGCAGACCGTGCCGATCAGGTGCGCACCGACACCGATGCCGCGATCGCGGGATGGCCGAACGCCGCCCTGCTGCGGCTCGACTCGCGCAACCAGGTGATGGTCGCCGATGGCAAGGTTCTGCTCGGCCAAGCGAGCAAACTGGCCGACAAGCCGCCACTCGACGCGGTATTCCTGGGCCGCCTCGAGGACGGCCGGCACGTGTGGGCGGTCCGGGGTCCGCTGGAGTCGCCCGAAGACCCGGAGATCAAAGCCGAGGTCGCCGATTTGCGCCGGGCCGGGCAGCTTTTCGACGACGTCGGCGCGCAACTGGTGTCGGCCGCGGCGGCGTTGCTGAACTGGCATGCCAGCTCCCGGTTCAGCTCGATCGACGGCTCGCCGACCAAACCGGTGCGGGCGGGCTGGGCCCGTATCAACCCGGTCACCGGTCACGAGGAATTCCCGCGCATCGACCCGGCCATCATCTGTCTAGTGCACGACGGCGGCGACCGCGCGGTGCTGGCCCGGCAGACGGTGTGGCCGGCCCGGATGTTCTCGCTGCTGGCCGGCTTCGTCGAGGCGGGGGAGTCGTTCGAGACCTGTGTCGCGCGAGAGATTTACGAGGAGATCGGGCTGACGGTCAGCGACATCCGCTACCTGGGTAGCCAGCCGTGGCCGTTTCCCCGTTCCCTGATGATCGGCTTTCACGCGGTGGCCGATCCGGCTCAGCCGTTCGCGTTCAACGACGGCGAGATCGCCGAGGCGGAGTGGTTCACCCGCGACGAGATTCGCGCGGCCCTGCAGGTCGGCGATTGGAGCAGCGACTCGGAGTCTCGGCTGCTCTTGCCCGGGTCGGTGTCGATCGCACGGGTGATCGTGGAGTCCTGGGCTTACGCCGGTTGA